The genomic stretch CTAATAAAACGATAATGCCCAATGACTAATTGAGTTCTACTTGCAATACCATGACCAACATGCAAATAAGGACGAAACGTTTTTCCTAAAAAACGCACATCTTGTTGCAATAACATTTGGAGAAAGGGAGCATTAATACCACGTTGAAATTGACGAAAATACGGATAATGCATCATAGCTCTGAATACAAATTTAGATCGGTATTTTTTTTGTTTCTGTTGCATTTTCACATTAGAACACGGACTTTCGTTCAAATCTGGATAGGCAAGCCAACTTAACTCTCGGATACTCTTGCTGTGCATTGTTGATACCTTAATTATGGACACTACTCACTCAATATTACAGTCCCATCACACCAAGTACGATGGCTCGACTAACGGGATTAATGACTGAAATAAAACAAACTAGTGGTCATATATACACCCAAAATACCGGATGGAAAACAAAAGAACTGTAAGAGAATGTCAGTAATCTATCGTTCGTAAAGGTATTTGCGGTGCAAATTTAAGGTTATATTTTAATTGTTCAGCTCAAATCCATTGAATAGCGTTTAAGTAATTCCATCGGCACAATCTCTAATGCTTTAATGTGTGTTCTTTGTAAGTATACTCTCGGCGCCATGTTCTCTTCCAATGCTTGTAACCAGCGCATCGCACACAAGCACCAGCGATCACCCGCGCGTAAACCAGGAAAGCCAGCTTCCGGTACCGCAGTTGATAAATCATTGCCTTTAAAACGTGAGTATTCTAAAAATTCAACAGACACTTCAATACATACAGTATGCGAACCTGCGTCTTGGCTGCAGGTATTACAGGCGCCATCGCGATAGAAACCAGTGATAGGGTCCTCGCCGCATAGCGCTAACTTTTCCCCAAATACATTAACTGAATCATACATTTCCATGTGTTATATCTCCACGTTCCATTGTTACGTCTATTATGACTAAATTGATGAGCATAACGTAAAGTGCACTCAAGTTGATTAACACTAGCACTTATTATTTTCACCGTCTATGCAGCTAATATAATCAGATAATTAGGCTTCCATTCGCAATCACGTATAATGATTTTTAACGCGTTATCTCACTGAGATACTATTCACAGCATAGGAAGATCATGGAACTCATTTATAACGGCCCTGTCGATGGCCCATTATTTTTATTTGCGCACGGCGCCGGTGCACCAGCGACGTCTGATGTAATGGAAACGATTGCGAAAGGACTCGCGCAACAAGGCATTAGGGTGGCACGTTTCAATTTTCCTTACATGCAACAACGTGTTGATAATGGCACGCGTCGCCCACCAGAGCGCGCGCCAAAACTTATCGCTCAACTTCAACAATTGATTGCCAGTATTGACCAGCCCATGGTCATTGGCGGTAAATCAATGGGTGGGCGCATGGCTACATTAGTCGCCTCCGATGCAAGCACAGATGCATTAACGGTTAACGCAAAAATAAAAGGCATCGCCTGTTTAGGTTTTCCTTTTCATCCAGCCAATAAACCGGAATCACTGCGTACCGAACATTTTCCATTGATCCAGCAACCCGTTTTTATCGCCCAAGGCGATCGCGATAAGTTAGGAACAAAAGAAGAAGTAGCCAGTTATGGTTTACCAGAAGATATTGAATTCTTGTGGTTAACAGACGGTGATCATGATTTAAAACCACGCGTTAAAAGTGGCTTTACCCATCAAGCACATTTACAAACAACAATCGATAATATGGCCTTGTTTATCAAGCAAGCATTGCTATAACTGACTCGTTGATAGCCTAATCAGAAATAACAGCGCAGGTATCATATTTAACTCGGTTCATTGATATTTGCGTTTTAAAATTTTTCATATTCGCTTCACTGTATAAATAACGCTGGCAGAAGGTTTCATAGTCAGGCATATTTGCGACAGTCACCAATAACACAAAATCAATGTCGCCCGTGACTTGATAACACTCCCTTACCTCAGAAGCCGTACGAATACGTTTAATAAATCCATCATTCAAATCTAAACGGTCTCGCTCCATTTCAACATTAACAATCATGTGTAAACACGCGCGAGTTTATTTTGATCTAACAGTACGACTTGGCTAGCAATGACACCTGCACTTTTTAATTTTTTCACTCGTTTAAAACAGGCCGGTGGAGACAGACCAACCAGTGAGGCTAATTGTAAGTTACTCACCGAAGCATCATGTTGTAGCTGGCGTAATATTGCTTTATCCAGTCGATCGAGAAACATAATTAACTAAACCACTGAAAATAAGAAATTTATATAAACACTTGTACGTTAACTTTGAAATTATTTCTAGTCAGTTGAATATAATTAGTTACATCAAACAGCATTATTTATTAGCCATATCAATTTCATCTAGCAGCTAGGAAGCAAACACATGTTCACGACCTTAAAATCATTATTTCTCGATGTCTGGCGCGTTTATCTCACATTACTTAAAGTGATGGTGCCAGCACTTATTATCGTCAAAATATTAGACATGATCGGCGGTACGCAATGGTTAGCCAAACTACTCGCGCCGTTAATGAGCCAAGTTGGCTTACCGGAAGAAATGGGCTTGGTATGGGCAACCGCTATGCTTACCAACATCTATACTGGTATGGCGGTCTATTTTGATTTAGCGGGTGATAGTCCATTAACCGTGGCGCAAGTATCAGTGCTAGGCATAATGATGTTACTGGCTCACGCCTTACCCGTGGAAGGCGCGGTAGCTAAATTATCGGGTGTCTCTTGGCGTGTCACCCTGCCTTTGCGTATTGGCGGTGGTTTTATCCTCGGGATGATCGCGAATCAAGTCTATCAATTAGGTAATTGGCAACAACAGCCTGCGGTCATTGTTTGGCAACCGACGCCTGCGTCTTCAAGTTTATTTGATTGGACTATGGCGCAACTCAGCATGCTATTTTCTATCTTCTTTATTATTGCCGCGTTAATGATATTACTGCGGTTATTAAAATGGTGTGGTATCGAAAAACTGATGCAAACCTTGTTATCTCCGTTTTTAAAAGCGTTAACCATAGGTAAGGAAACCACCAATGTCTGTGTCATCGGCTTAGTACTAGGGCTTAGTTTTGGCGCGGGATTATTAATTGATGAAGCGCGTACAGGAAGAATCAGTAAGCGTGATATTTTCCTCGCCGTGTGCTTTTTAGGATTAACCCACAGCATCATTGAAGATACTATTTTGATTTTATTATTGGGAGCTGATCTGATAGCTATTTTATGGGGACGTCTGCTGTTTAGCTTTGTTGTTATTGCTATTTTAGCCCGTTGTATCAAACAGGACTCTCATGCAATACATCAATCAGAACAGCCACCCAAAGCGCTATCCTGATTGCGTACTAAAACCGGTGAATAACGATGTCTAACAGCGCTTTATTCAATACAAATTAATTTATCATTACGCTTAGATAAATTTTTAAATGACGCCATCATATTTGCTTTTTTCACGAATTGCTTCGGTGGCGTAATAACTTGTAATCGATAATCACTTGCCGTGCCTTTATTATCAACAAGGGCATTATTTACATCAACAGGCGTGACGATAACGACTTTTAACTCCGGTGCGCGAGCCAGAATACTCGCCGCGGTTCCCAAGCCATTCTCGGTATGGAACTTACCCGCAATGTGCAGCACTTGTTTATCCGGATACTCAACGAGATAGTTAACAATGCTCTCGGCCATGGTTTCATCCCACGTCACCTGCGAGGCAAACTTATTCTCATTTTGGCTTTCGTCGCCATGATGCATCGACGCCATAAAATGGGTTTTATACGGCGAGTCTTGCGTATTAATATTTTCAGCTAACCAAGCGCGTTCATCTGCTGGGAGTTTATCAACGTAACTAATGCCTTCCTTGCTGATACAGCGGATAATATTCTTAGGTGCATTGGCAGCAATAATATCAATGCTGTTAACCTTTGCCAGTTCGACTAATGGACGATAATCACTGCTGTAATTTGGCCATGCATTACCTTGTTTTATTAATGCTCCCTCGCCTATCTCGCCAGCTAAGTAAGTATTAACAACGGCTTGATTATCACGAGTGAACTGCTCCATTGATAATGTCACATCATCACCAGCCACAAGCATGGCTTGTAATAACTCGGTTTGAAAACGGTGAATTCCGGTATGCGTGTGCCACTCACCCACCAGCACGACATCAGCATCTTTAATCTGAGCAACAAAATCAGCTACATTCATGTCCTGACCAGATGGAGACTGTAAATTATAATCAAAATAAGTTGTCACTTCCGGTTTGACCGTCTCTGTTGAAGGTTGTTGTGAAGTCGGATATACACTGCAACCAGCCAGTGCAGAGACCATAAAAATACTCATGACACTAGGTTTATAATTTTTTAGTACTGATAACGATGGGGACAATAACTGCGGAAAAGTAAACATATAACATCCTAATAATAACGACCATCAATAGTAATACATCTCATTTGCAATAACACTATTTATTATAACAGCTTATGCAAGCCTTTACTTTAAACAGTGCTTCGCTGCAACCATCACGCTATTAACACGACTCGGCATAAATTTATTCAAGTGCACACCAAGATACAGGGTCTCCGTAACCGGGGTGTTAAGGTAGTGGATCTTCACTTGCTCTGGATGAGGAAAAGCCGCCACCGCATGTGCAGGTAATACCGTAAAACCCAGTCCCATCGCCACAGGCTCTAAAATCAGACTGATTTGATTCGAGAATCCAGCCTTCTTAAACTGATTATAATGTTTAAATTCTGAGAAATTAGCCCCAAGCAGCAAACTTGAGTGGAATGCACCATCAGGATGATCGATAAAACCGAGTTGCATGAGTGCTTGCCAACTTGGTTCTTCGATATTGGCTGGAGTAACTAACAACAGCGCTTCTTCCGCTATCGGTTTCAAACTCACTTCCGCTAATGTCGATGAACTGGTCATAAAACCAATATCGACCGTATGTTCAGCAATGGCTTTTTCTATCGTGGCATTAGGTGCAAAACGATAATCAATCACCAACTTAGGATACTGCACTTGTAACGTCAGCAAATAACGATACAGTTTCAAACCTATACTGCCGGGAGACATCACTCTGACGACCCCTTCAAAAGCCGGATCCGTTGTCACTCGTTGCTCAAGCTCAGATAATGAATTAATGATCTGCTTACCTTCAGTATATAACCGTTGCCCCGCATCCGTCAGGGTAAACTGCTTACCTTCACGAATAAGCAAGTCTTGCTCTAACTGCTCCTCTAGCTTGCGGATATGTTGACTTATACCCGATTGGGTCATGTTCAAGCGCTCAGCACTACGGGTGAAATGGCCGATTTCCACCAGCGTACAAAAGCTGCGGAGTAACATAGGGTTTATCATTAATTTTTATACTCAAATTTATTTTAGTTGATAACTATACTTGATTATTATAGGTAATGATTGGCCATTTGTATTCTGTTTACATTTTCAAAGAAAAAGAAATGTTGAAAAACCTATACCCACACCATTTATCCTGCGCAGGTATTTCAGATTTGTTTATTGCAAGTTCATCTATTACAAATTAAAGCATCGCGGCTTGCGCAGTAGGGCGATGTCTAGGTGTAACGATAAGGTTAGTTGCTAGTGAGCCAGGTAGTTTGATTGTCAGCGTAATAATAAGCGAGATAACTAACAGCCCTAACATAAGATAGAAAGTCGCTGCGAATCCACCAAACACCGACGCGACAATAGAACCAATAATACTGCCAAGCCCAAAACCAAGATAAATAAGGCCGTAATTCTTAGTTAGATTGTTTAAGCCAAAGAAATCACTGATCAATGATGGGTATACGGTGATCGTACCACCGAAACTAAAGGCGATGCATACCACAGCAAAGTAGAAACTGAACATGCTTTGCTGTGCAAAAAGTAATGCTGAAACACCCGCTAAACAGATAAATAATGCAATCGCGATCACTTTAATACAGCTAATACGATCAGACAGTACCCCGAGAACTAAACGGCCACTTAGATTGGCAACCGCAATAAGCGCAACCGAACTTGCAGCAATGGCTACAGGTAAATGCACATAACTCTCACCGATATCTTTGGCAACGCCAATCACGTACAAGCCGCTCATGCACACAGTTAAAAAGACTAAGGCTAACATCCAAAACTGTGAACTTCTCACTGCTTCTGCTAGCGTGTAATCACGCACTGGCGTTACTGCTGCGGCTGTCGATTGGGGTGCTTGCTTCGGCGCATCTTTCATCATCAAACCACCAATAATAACCATGACCATAGCAATCAAACCCCAAGTACTAAAGGTATTTTCTAAGCCACTGTTAGTAAGGAAATACATGTTGATGTATTTAAAACCAAGACTACCTAAACCATATGCACCAATCGCACACGCAGAGACCAAACCTTTACGTTCAGGAAAGAGTTTCACGCAGTTAGATAATGTCATCAGGTAGCCAGTACCATCAGCAAAACCAACTAACAAACCAGCGAAGATATACAGTAAAATAAGATTAGATGCATAGGCAGTTAGCGTTAAACTCGCACCCAGTAATAAACCTGCACAAATAGTCACTTTACGCACACCGAAACGCTCTTGTAGTTTGCCCGATAATGATGAAGCAATGGCTAACGACAAACTTAAAATACCAAAAGAAAAAGCCACGCGGCTAACTGGCACTGATAACTTGTCTGCCAGTTGTGAATTAAAGAGACTCCACGTATATACCGACCCTAACGCAAATTGGGTGATGATAGTACCAAGCAAGGTTAATAGTCGGTCTCGGTTTGATATTTGAGTCGTCATAAGTAAATCTCCAACGAAGTTAAAAGCATGAAGGCGGCTGTTATGCACGCCTTGTTAAGCCACTAAAATACGGGGTCCGCAGGAGATAACAAGAGGCGGAAAACAATAAAAAATGAGATGCACTAAGTACAGCATGAGGTGCAATATAACGGCATGAATTACAATTTCATTAATTCACGAAATGCTTTTATATTGCTGCGACTGACAGGTATTTCGCTGCCAATATCATGCACTTTTAGCTGATAGGTACAATTCACCCAAGGGATGATCTCTTGGATTTTATCTGTGTTGACACAGTAAGATCGATGAGTGCGAAAGAAATGCTGCTGAGGTAAACGATTAATTAATTCACTCATGGTAAAAGGCACAATAAAGGCGTCATCTTTGGTGAACACACTAGTCACTTTTTCATTCGCCATAGCATAATAAATATCATCAATGGCAGTAACAAAAATGCGATTATCCTTAATCAGGTTAATGGTTTTAGCCTTAATTTCTTCTGGAGGTTGTGTTTGGGCTACTTGCGTCGCTTCTAATTTAGCTAATAATCCGACAATGCGTTTTTCATTTAGTGGTTTTAACAAATAATCAAAGGCTTCGAGTTCAAAAGCATCCACCGCAAACTCTTTATATGCCGTGGTAAAAACGATGTGCGGTTTTTCCGAAAATTGATGAATATTACGCGCCAACAACATACCATCGATTGACGGTACATTAATATCTAAAAAAGCGATATCAACCTTATGCGCTTGTAAATATTTAAAGGCTTCCAAACCATCATCAAAGGTCGCAACAATCTCGATATTACTATGGCGTTCAATTAAATACGTCAACTCTTCCCTTGCTAAATATTCATCTTCTACGATCAGGGCTTTCAACATGTTATTAGCTTTCCTTTCTATTCTTTTAACTCAATTCAATTCATTGACGTAAAATACGATTTCCGTACCTTGCTCAAGACGTTTGATGTGTAACCCCTCGCCATACAATAATAAGATCCGCTGGTGCACATTCACCAAACCAATATGATGACTTTCCATCGTGCCGTTATAGAGCTTATCGATGACATTTTGGCTGATGCCGACACCTGTATTTTGAATGGTAATTTTAAACCGTTGGCCATCGCGTTTTACCGCAATATTGACCCGACCAGGCTGGCGAAAAGGTTGAATACCATGCTGAATGGCATTCTCTACCAAAGGCTGGATCAGTAAACAAGGGATCGTCGGATGCACATCATCGACATCAAAGGTTACTTCCAGCTTGTTCCCAAAGCGGGCTTGCTCAATCGCGACATAATCTCTGACTTGCTGTAACTCTTCTTGGATGTCGATAAAGTCATTATTACGTTCGAGGTTATAGCGAAGGAAATCGGCTAAATTAGCAATCAATTGCCGAGCTTTATCAGGATTAATACGCACCAACGTCGAAATAGCATTCAATGCATTAAATAAAAAGTGCGGGTTAATTTTACTTTGTAATGCAGACAGCTCGGCTTTACTGGTCATGGTCTTCAATTGCTCTAAACGTGATACTTCCATCTGCGTAGAAATCAATTGCGATAAGCCGATAGCCATTTCACGTAATGACGGTCGAATATGGTGAGGTTGGCGATAAAATATTTTTAAAGTACCGCTAACGGCACCGCTTTCCCACAAGGGAATAATTAACAGTGAATGAAAGCCGTGTACATTGAGGTTATTACTGATGATTTGTTCGCCGCTGTTCACCGCCTGCTGAGTCATCTCACTGATCTGGTGATAAGTATCTAAGTAATCTTTTTGGCCGATACCAACATAAGCTAATACGTCTTTGACATCGGTAATAGCGACCGCATCAGCATGGGTTTCTGCACGAATAATACTGCATACTTTAGTCAGTGAATCACGATTGTTTTTACGAAAATAAGGTAAGGTTTTATTGGCAATATCAAGCGCAAGTTTTGCTTGTTTGGCGGCGATTAAATCTTTTTCATCATCTAAATCTTGCACCAGTTTGATAATCAAACCAATGCACACCGCGCCACCAATCATCGGCACGCTAATGTGTTTAACTATCGTGTAAGCAAGTTCCTTATCTTCAGATAGCACGACAATTAAAATCATGGTCAGAATCTCGCAAAACATACCAGCAATTATGCCCCATTTTGCATACGATTTTTTGTGACAGCGAAAATGGATCCAAGTTGCTAATAGTCCGGCAATGGTACTGGAAATTAAACAAGCTACCGATGTTGGTCCGTCCATGTCGATAATATAACGGTGCACACCCGAGATTATGCCCGCAGGAATCGCGACCCAAGGGCCAAAGATGATACCACCAGACAAAACTGCAATAATACGCACGTTAATCAATGAGCCTTCGACATTGACCCCCGTGTAGTTACTAAAGAGTGCAAATAGAATGAACAGTACCGAAATGAGGGCGGTTTCAACCGGATGTCGTTGGGTTTTTATAACGATGTGCTGGAATAAATTGGTGCGCGTTAAGAAGAATAATGCCATTAGCATCAATGCCGCACGCTCAAAGACTGCCAGCAGCATCATAAATTGTTCAGTGTACACAGAGAAAAGCCTTAATGTCGTCGAATAGAAGGTATTTACACTTTTATTCTACGCTCGACATCTCGCTAACTCTATTAATTGTTTGATTTAAAACATTATGTGCTTAACTATATTAAAAATACTTCTAGCTCAGTCAAAAGCATGACCATTATCATCACTACGATAATACTTTTAACAGCTAAACGAGTTCACTTCACTATCCGTTAAATAACGCCACTGCCCGACTTCAATATCTAGCTGTATTGCGCCAATGCTTTCGCGATGTAAACTCACCACTCGATTACCGACAGCCGCAAACATACGCTTTACTTGATGGAACTTACCTTCGGTAATAGTCAGTAATACTTCTTTTGGTGTCACTATCTCTAATATCGCCGGGCGTGTTAATTGCTGCTCGCCTTGTAATTGCACGCCATGGGTAAATTTAGCCGCGACATCATCATTAATGGGGCGTGATAATCCAACCCGATAAACCTTTTGGCAATGTTGACTGGGGGTAATAATATTAAATGACCAACGACCATCATCTGTCACTAATACTAACCCGGTCGTGTCGGCATCCAAGCGCCCTGCAACATGCAGTTCCGATGCATTTTCGACATCAATATAATTAAATAATGACGGGTAAGCTTCATCAATATTAGAACAAATAGTATCGGCTGGTTTGTGCATGAGAATATAACGCGACTTTCTTGCCGTTAGCACTTCACCTTTTAAGGATATGTGATTATCTTCATGCACCTGCGTAGCGACATCAACAATAACAACATGATTAACCACAACGTGACCATCACAGATCATCGCCGTTGCTTGTGCTCGGCTTAGTGCGGTACTTTTACAAACAAACTTATCCAGGCGCATTTATAACTGGCCTACCAATTTATAAGACACCACGTATAACTGCTCAATGCCAGGGTAAATATCTTGGATCACAGCTTTCAGCACAGCTAATGTCATGTTTTCTTGTTCGGCATGAAAATCAGCTAACTCGGTAAATAAAATAGGCTCTACAGACAGGATCGTTAATCGACAAAATTCACGTCCGCCTTCCAGCGTAGAAACCGTTACAGTCGAGCCCGGGACATAGTTATTTTCAGATTCATCACGAATGGTAATGGTTTTTTTACCGCTAAGAATATCGGTCTCGAAGCGTTCGAAGAAGGTCATGGTGGTTGGTTGTGTCATGCGGGTTTCTATTATAAAGATATGAGGTCGGTATTATATCCTATTTTCAATCCGGTACGACCCACAATAAAATAGGGTGATTGTTATCACCCTATTTTAATTCTCAATCTTAAACTCTCAGCCCTAAACTATTAACTATTAACTATTAACTATAGCTGGCTCTGAGTTAAGCCATTTGCTAAGTCGGCTAAGATGTCATCTATATCTTCAATACCAACAGAAATTCTGACCAGTGAATTGGTAATCCCAGCAGCAAGACGAGCACTTTCTTCCATGCCAGCATGGGTCATGGTCGCAGGATGAGAAATAAGGCTTTCTACACCACCTAATGACTGCGCTAACGTAAACAACTCTAGATTAGCAAATAATTTTTTAACTGCAGCTTCGCCACCTTTAACATCAAAACTGAGCATAGCGCCAAAACCCGCCTGCTGCTTTTTCGCAATATCATGGCCTGGGTGATCTTCAAAACCTGGAAAATACACGCTATCAATAGCACCATTAGATTTTAAAAAGCTCGCCACTTGCAACGCATTTTCTTGGTGCTGCTTCATTCTAATAGGCAACGTTTTTAGGCCTCGTAACGCTAAAAAGCTATCAAAAGCGCTACCAGTTATACCAATGCAGTTTGCCCACCAAGCGAGCTCTTCACCAAGGGCTTGTTCTTTTGTTACTAACACACCACCAACCACATCACTGTGGCCATTAATGTATTTCGTCGTCGAGTGAAAAACAATATCAGCACCTAACCCTAACGGCTGTTGTAATGCCGGAGAAAGGAAGGTGTTATCTACCGCCACTAAAGCGCCAACCTCGTGGCATGCTTTAGTCACCGCCTCAATATCAACTAAGCGTAACAATGGGTTGCTTGGGCTTTCGAGTAGCACTAACTTAGGTTTTTCAGCTAACGCTTTCGCCAATGCGACTTGATCGTTTTGATCAACAACAATAAGTTTAAATTGACCACGTTTAGCTAAATGAGTAAATAAACGGAAACTGCCGCCATAACAATCATGAGGAATAACCACTAAGTCATCTGTGGATAATAATTGACAGAGAAGATGCACAGCTGACATACCGGTACTGGTAACAATGCCCACGCTACCTTGCTCTAAATCAGCAACCGCTTGTGCAAACGTCGCTCTCGTTGGATTTCCCGTACGAGAATAGTCAAACTGGCGTTTATCATTAAAGCCTTTTAATGAATAAGTACTTGATAAATGAATAGGAGCAACGACTGCACCATGATGCTCATCGGTATTAATCCCTGCTCTCACTGCCGCTGTAGTGATATTTTTTATCTTGGCATTTGACATACTATTTCCTTGTATTCGACAACCGTGGTCATAATTATATTCAACAACCACCATGGATGGCCGAACCGCTGGACTTCCAGACAGCCACAACACTAAGCGTTATACATATTTTGGTCAAGGTGTTTTTAACATAAGTGGAATAAACAGCATTCTCGTCAGGTTTCAAATGTATTTTATACCAATTCCTATAAATAACTGTGCAGAAAAATACTATTGCTATCGCAAACATACATGGCCATGGATGGCCTTGTCTAAGCGAACAGGGATGTCTTGAGCGGTTTGCAGGAGCAATAGCATTTTGATCACTTAATTTTCGGAATTGCTATTAGTACCATTATGCCGTGGTAGTCGGCACTGGGAATATCTTGTCATACGCTAAATTATAACCATAAGCATAAAACAAATAGAACACCACCATACCTATATCAAGCAGGAATGCATCCCATAAACTTAAATCTAAGAACCAAGCCATAAACGGAATAGTTAAAAACAGTAAACCACCTTCAAAACCTATGCTATGAACAATACGGATCAGGGTAGTTTTCGTCACGGTTCCCATTTTTTTCAACATGTATTTATCAAAACCTATGTTATAAACATAATTCCAGCCCGTCGCGACAACCGAGAACAATACCCCCATGGCACCGACGTGACCCAGCTCAAAACCCAGTTGGCTTAACACGCCCATAATTGCCACTAAGCCAATTATCTCAAATAAAATAGCATGTCTAATACGGTCTAATCTTGTTCTCATTTTGTCGTTCTCCACATCATCTTTATGTCACAGTTATTACCGTGAACATGTTTTATTCATATTTAATATGCAGACTATTCTATCTCAAAATACCGCAACTTAAAGTTGGTATCCATCCGTTTTTCGGATGCATTAAATTCCCATCAGTAGATTTGTTGACAAATCCATACACAAGCTTACCCCCAAACGTAGCCGTCCTGTTTACAATACCTCTATACAAACAACTGACGACGAGTCCGACGAATACTAAATAAAGGTAACGTCAGCCACTCATTCGCTAAATCAATGGGACATTTACAATGAAAAAATATTTGTTGCTTACCCCAATATTATTGCTCACGGCCTGCGCTCGCATGGATCACATCCAGGTCGGTGATATAGACCAGAGCCAGGGAAAGCTAAAGCCAATTTCAGTCAAAGTATCTGAAAATACCGTCAATGTAGACGCGACTTTAGCGCTTACCGACGCCGTATTAAGCAATGGAGCAGGCAGTGATGAGGTGGAAGCTCTCAGAACTATCTGGGCGCTTATGAATATGGGACCTAGAACAGGTAACCCGGTATTTAATGATGCTTATGCTCAAAATGTACTAAACCAACTCCATGCACAATGCCAATCCGGCAAAATAACAGCCATTCGTAGCGTTCGAGAAGCTAATGATTATGCCATCGCGAGTGGTGAAATTGTGCGTATCGATGCCGATTGTATACTCTAAGGAATTAATCATGATCCGTAAATTTTGTTTACTATTTATTGCCCTAACACTCAGTGGCTGTGTTGGTTTAAACACAGTATCAATGACGCAAATCCCAAAAGACAAAGATCAACTTGTTGAAGCGAATGCGCATGACTGGGTATTCCTCAATTTCACCACTCAAAATGACTTTGCCGACAGAGCTGTAGATAATTTAAAAGCACAGTGTGTAGGCGGTAAAATCAGTGGTGTATTTACCAAACACCAAACCACTAGTTACCTTCTAGTATTTAAACGCGAAGTCATCGTCAGTGGGTATTGCAGCCTACCTAAGGACATAATGTGATAAAAAGTGTGATAAATAATGTGGTAAAGAGTGTGATAAAAAACACATTTAGCACCTTGGCATTACTGTCTGCTGTACTGTTATTAAATGGCTGCACCAGTAGTATTCACATGGTCAATACCGATGGTTTCGACCAAGCAATCC from Moritella marina ATCC 15381 encodes the following:
- a CDS encoding LytR/AlgR family response regulator transcription factor; this translates as MLKALIVEDEYLAREELTYLIERHSNIEIVATFDDGLEAFKYLQAHKVDIAFLDINVPSIDGMLLARNIHQFSEKPHIVFTTAYKEFAVDAFELEAFDYLLKPLNEKRIVGLLAKLEATQVAQTQPPEEIKAKTINLIKDNRIFVTAIDDIYYAMANEKVTSVFTKDDAFIVPFTMSELINRLPQQHFFRTHRSYCVNTDKIQEIIPWVNCTYQLKVHDIGSEIPVSRSNIKAFRELMKL
- a CDS encoding sensor histidine kinase; this translates as MLLAVFERAALMLMALFFLTRTNLFQHIVIKTQRHPVETALISVLFILFALFSNYTGVNVEGSLINVRIIAVLSGGIIFGPWVAIPAGIISGVHRYIIDMDGPTSVACLISSTIAGLLATWIHFRCHKKSYAKWGIIAGMFCEILTMILIVVLSEDKELAYTIVKHISVPMIGGAVCIGLIIKLVQDLDDEKDLIAAKQAKLALDIANKTLPYFRKNNRDSLTKVCSIIRAETHADAVAITDVKDVLAYVGIGQKDYLDTYHQISEMTQQAVNSGEQIISNNLNVHGFHSLLIIPLWESGAVSGTLKIFYRQPHHIRPSLREMAIGLSQLISTQMEVSRLEQLKTMTSKAELSALQSKINPHFLFNALNAISTLVRINPDKARQLIANLADFLRYNLERNNDFIDIQEELQQVRDYVAIEQARFGNKLEVTFDVDDVHPTIPCLLIQPLVENAIQHGIQPFRQPGRVNIAVKRDGQRFKITIQNTGVGISQNVIDKLYNGTMESHHIGLVNVHQRILLLYGEGLHIKRLEQGTEIVFYVNELN
- a CDS encoding pseudouridine synthase, whose translation is MRLDKFVCKSTALSRAQATAMICDGHVVVNHVVIVDVATQVHEDNHISLKGEVLTARKSRYILMHKPADTICSNIDEAYPSLFNYIDVENASELHVAGRLDADTTGLVLVTDDGRWSFNIITPSQHCQKVYRVGLSRPINDDVAAKFTHGVQLQGEQQLTRPAILEIVTPKEVLLTITEGKFHQVKRMFAAVGNRVVSLHRESIGAIQLDIEVGQWRYLTDSEVNSFSC
- the yqfB gene encoding N(4)-acetylcytidine aminohydrolase is translated as MTQPTTMTFFERFETDILSGKKTITIRDESENNYVPGSTVTVSTLEGGREFCRLTILSVEPILFTELADFHAEQENMTLAVLKAVIQDIYPGIEQLYVVSYKLVGQL
- the metB gene encoding cystathionine gamma-synthase, with the protein product MSNAKIKNITTAAVRAGINTDEHHGAVVAPIHLSSTYSLKGFNDKRQFDYSRTGNPTRATFAQAVADLEQGSVGIVTSTGMSAVHLLCQLLSTDDLVVIPHDCYGGSFRLFTHLAKRGQFKLIVVDQNDQVALAKALAEKPKLVLLESPSNPLLRLVDIEAVTKACHEVGALVAVDNTFLSPALQQPLGLGADIVFHSTTKYINGHSDVVGGVLVTKEQALGEELAWWANCIGITGSAFDSFLALRGLKTLPIRMKQHQENALQVASFLKSNGAIDSVYFPGFEDHPGHDIAKKQQAGFGAMLSFDVKGGEAAVKKLFANLELFTLAQSLGGVESLISHPATMTHAGMEESARLAAGITNSLVRISVGIEDIDDILADLANGLTQSQL
- a CDS encoding PACE efflux transporter — encoded protein: MRTRLDRIRHAILFEIIGLVAIMGVLSQLGFELGHVGAMGVLFSVVATGWNYVYNIGFDKYMLKKMGTVTKTTLIRIVHSIGFEGGLLFLTIPFMAWFLDLSLWDAFLLDIGMVVFYLFYAYGYNLAYDKIFPVPTTTA